A stretch of DNA from Pseudomonadota bacterium:
ATAGTAACAACACAAGGAGCTTATCCTGATATAAAAGCTGAAGGAAAAGGTTTTAAGGGAATGATGAGCATATCGGATGATAAATTTATACCTGGCCTTGCTCGCATTTCAGAAGTGATAAAGCAAAACGGTGCAGTATCATGTTTACAGATTCTCCATTGTGGAAGGGAAGGTGGAGTGGAATTAGATTACTGTCTTATGCCATCAGTTGTCCCACAGAAGCTATCGTATTTTAAACAACCACGCGAAATATCAAAAAAACAGATTAATGAGTCTATTCGTGATCACGTAAAAGCAGCACGCAGGGCAGTTGATGCTGGTTATGAAATGATTGAACTATCCGGAATTGTCGGATATCTTATAGCAACGTTTATATCAAGATATACGAATAAGAGACAAGATGAATATAATGGAAACATTCGTGATAGATGCCGGATAATGATTGAAGTGATACAAGGGATAAAGGCTGAAGTAGGCAACTCGATACCTTTAGGGATAAGACTTTGCGGATTAGAACTTCTTGATGACCGCGGAGGCAATACAGTTGAAGAGAGCATGGAAAGTTTTCGTATAGCCGAAGAAGCGGGTGCTGATTATGTAAGCGTTACAATTGGCTGGCATGAATCATCTCAGTCAGTTATTACAAGAGATGTCCCAATGGGTCATTGGCTCTATGTGGCAGAAATGGTAAAAAAAGCAGTAAACATACCTGTGATGATGGCATTCAGACAGTTTCTTCCTGAAATACCTGAAAAAGCAATTGCTGAAGGTAAGATAGATTTTTGGGAAGCGTGCCGTCCTATGATTGCCGATCCAGAGATTCCACGTAAGTCAAAAGAGGGAAGAACTGACGAGATTATTCCATGTATAGCGTGTAATGTGTGTTTTTCCCGGTTGTATTACCATCAGCCTATTATGTGTTCTGTGAGGCCTACGTTGGGTCATGAGAGAGAGGAGGGCTGGGGATACTACGGCTTCCCCCCCATTAAAGACAGAAAAAACATCATTGTCGTTGGTGGTGGTCCTGCAGGACTTCAGTTTGCTTCGATTGCAGCAAAAAAAGGACATAAGGTAACACTTTATGAGAAAAACAACATACTGGGAGGAAACATACTCCTTGCTTCAAAAGTTGATCATGGTGCAATCGAATTGCTAAGGCCGGTTAAATACCTCGAAAGCGAGTGTCATCGCCAGAAAGTTGAGATAAATCTTGGTATTGAATGTGCACCGCAACTACTTACAGAAAAGAATGCAGACATTGTTGTTATTGCTACCGGTTCGCACATAAAACATTATTCATTGTTGGAATCGAGCATTCTTCTTTCTCCTGAAGACATTATTGTAAATGGTATGTTACCTGGAAAAAGAGTGGCTATAATAGGAGGCGAAGGGGTTGGGCTAGGCGTAGCAGTTTTTTTGTCAGGGAATGGAGATTATGACATTACAATTATTGAAAAGACAAACAAATTAGGCAGGGACGTGAATCCATTCTACCTTTGGCAGTACATACAATTGTTGAAGAAAAAAAGGGTTGTTTTTATGATGAACTCACAAATTAATGGAATGGAAGGCGGTGCGCTTAGCATTGGGTCTTTAAATGAACAAAAAACTATCGAGGTTGATTCAATAATTGTAACATATCGTCAACCTGCAGTGGATTGGAAAACAGCCTTGGAGGGTACTAAAGAAAAGGTATATTTAATTGGTGATGCGAAAAAGCCAAGACGTCTGAATAATGCGATCCATGATGGATACCGCTTAGGAATGGAGATGCAATGATACCTGTAATTAATAAAAATCTTTGTACTGGATGCGGAAATTGCGTTGAAGTATGCCCTCCGCTTGCACTGTCTTTGACGGATGAAAAAGTAGCTTTAGAAGAGGAGGAATTTTGTGAAGAATGCGGTTTTTGTGCTGTCGAATGTCCGACGCAGGCAATAGAAATAATCTTTCCCATCTCCCCCGAATAACTCGCTTTAATAACAGTGCAGACCCACATCTGGGGAAACAGCGAAAAAGAAAATGCTATTGTAATGCGGTGAGTATTGGTGACTTGAACATGGAATTTGAAACTGTTGCATTAAAAAAAGGTTTGACAGTGGCATAGGAATTAAAACAGAATAATGTCATATGGATTGAAGAAAGAAGAAGTAAAAGGAGGGGATGGTCTAAGGTGAAAAGACTGGACAGAGTTCTATAAAGTTGTTAACTTTTAAAAAAGGAGAAAGAATGAAAAAAATTAGTGTAATAATGTTGGTTTTTGTTATGATGATGTCTTTTGCAACAGCAGTTTTTGCAGGACCGGCTATTGACAAAATAGTCAAAAGGGGAGAATTGATAATCGGCACTTCCGGGGACTACCCTCCCTTCACCGTTAAAACTAAAGACGGTAAACTCATGGGACTCGATATTGATCTTGGCATGTTAATAGCGGATGTCATGGAAGTGAAGGCAAAAACAGTTCAGATGCCTTTTGCCGAACTATTGCCTGCCTTGCAATCAGGCAAAATTGACATGATTATCTCTGCAATGACGATTGTGCCAAAACGTAATTTGAAAGTTGCATTTATAGGCCCGTATTTCGTTTCAGGCCAGTCCATCATGGCAACGAAGATGACGGCTATGTCAGTAGAAAACTTAAATGATATGAACAAGCCTGACTTTACTTTAGCAGTGCCTGGCGGGACAACAAGTGAGATGATTGCAAAGAAAAATGTCCCGAAAGCCCAGATAAAGGTTGCCAAAGATATGAATGAGGCAGTGAAGATGTTGCTGGACGGCAAGGTTAAGGCTGTAATGTCCGATACGGCTACCTGTGCCGTAGAAACAGTCCGTTATAAAGAAAAGAACATTGTTTCCACCCCTCCCTTAACTTTTGAGCCTATTGGAATTGCAATAGCAGAAAACGATCCGCTGTTTTTTAACTTTTTATCAAATTTTCTGTCAGGAATGAGGGGAAGTGGCGATCTCGAAATGATTACTAACAAATGGTTTAAAGACACATCATGGATTAAGGACCTTCCATAGGAGTCGGTTGTCCGGGCTGCATTTGTATTGAAATCGGCTCAAAAACTTAGTATAATCAATTACCTTGCCCCCGTAGCTCAGGCGGATAGAGCGACGGTTTCCTAAACCGCAGGCCGCATGTTCGAGTCATGCCGGGGGCATTTAATTCTTTCAATAACTTACGTGTCTCGAACATTCTCACTTTTCCCCTGATTGTATAATTTTTGTATAGGTGCCGTTTCCGGGAAAACTATTTGTATTTATGGAATCAAAGCGTTAACATTCTTTTACTTCTATAGTGTGCAGATTGGAACTTAAGAAGATGAAAAAAACGATATTATTTTCCTTAGTTCTGGTTTTCCTTGTGCAAGCAGTTGTCTTCGGACTCGAAAGAGACGAACAGATAAATGCATTCAGGGGAAGGATCCAGGGCATGCTTAAACAGGGTATACTGCCTGTTATCGATGTGGAATATCACCATGGAAGTAAGATTGAAAATGATAGGCTTGTGACCGCCATGGACAGGAACGGCGTTGCGTTAATATGGGTTGGACCAAACGAGCGCCTTGGCAGTGGAGATTCTATAAGACTTAACGAACTTTATCCCGACAGGTTTGTACCGACAACAGTCCATGGTGATGGCAAGTTATGGCACAGCAGCGATAAAGATTTTCTCGGAACGCTCGAAAAGGATGTCCTGTCAGGAAAATATTTTGCTATGGGTGAATTTGAGGCAAGGCATTACCAATCGAGCACGAATAGCAGGGATATCCATATGCCTGTTGATTCCGGAGCCTTCGACGTAGTGTTCAGGCTTTCAAGTCAGACCGGTATTCCTTTTCTTCTCCATCACGAGGCAGAGGATGCACTTCTTCCAGAACTGGAGAGGATGCTTACCAGGCACCCGAAGGCAAAACTCATCTGGTGTCATGTAGGCCGCAACCGGAATCCGAAAACATGGAAAAAGTTCACCGGCACCGAAACGATCCGTGAGCTTTTAAAGAAATACCCGAATCTCTATTTTGACCTTGTCCAATCAAGGCCGGGTGGCAAGTATCACATGACAGGATATCTGGATGCCATTATGTATGACCCTTCAAGGTCAGGGGGCATACTTGAGCCGGAATGGAAAAACCTTTTCGAAGCATTCCCTGACAGGTTTGTTATAGGGTCGGATGCAAACACCGGTCGCTTTAACGAGTACGACAGGGTAATGAATACATTTCGTAGTATTGTTTTTAAAACATTACGGAAGGATGTCGCTGAAAGGATTGCATTTAAAAATGCCTGGAAGCTGATGACTGGAAAAGACTGGGAAGAGATACAATGAATATAAGATTTTTGGGGAGGTGATTTCGAGGAAAAGTGTTTTCTGCCAGCCATTACTGATGAGATACTTTAAAAACTATTTGTATTTATGGAATCAAGGGGTTAGCATTATGTATACAGCAAAAGGTGAGGAGGGGAGAAAAGCTGTTCAAAGTTCAAGGTCCAACGTTCAGGATTCCATGAGCCATGAGCTGTACTTGAAGGGGGAAGGGATGGATTTAGAGGTTATGCAATCAGGAAGTAACATTTCGTTCACGGCTACAGCAATGCAAGGGTTACAACAACGTTCCTACCGTCTTTTTTTCTAACGGCCTATTACCCAAAGCTCAAAACCCAACACTGCTTTTCCTGCTTTTCTCGCTCGTCCCTGGTCTCGCAATCCCCTTGACACGGCCTTGGGGTTACGCGTAAAATCTCAAGAAGGGAGGAAGAATACCGTGCAATTACAACCCCCGGTGGCACGCCTTTCGCCGTTTCGCAGATTCATCAAGAGGTTTCACCCTGAAGCAATTCCTTGGCCAGGCAGTGTTTTTTACAACAAATTATCGCGGACATCTATTTTTCAGCAAAACTACAAGGTGTTGGCAAGGGATATCACAGGCTACTGCGACGCGGGAAGGGTTTTGGATATCGGCACCGGACCAGGATGGCTTCTTATCCGCCTTTATCAATTGTCTCCTCTCTTGCAACTGTATGGTATAGACGCATCATCATCAATGGTGGAAAAAGGGCTCAAAAACCTTTCCGAACAAGAGCTCTCCGGAGAAATCGAAATCAAGATGGGGTTCGCTGATCGGATACCCTATGATGACAATTTCTTCGATTGTGTTGTCAGTACCGGTTCTCTCCACCACTGGAATGACCCCGTTGCCGCGTTAAATGAGATTTACCGTGTTTTAAGGCCCGGGCAATATGCTCTTTTATACGATATTGCCAGCGATACACCCAAGTCGGTGCTCCGGGAAGGGGGCCGCTCCTTCGGAAGACTGAGAGTGCTGCTCCTCTGGATTCACGCTTTTATGGAACCATTCTACAGTCAGGAACAATTTTCCTCACTTCCTGCGTCCACGCCCTTTCTCCATGGTTCAACAGAATTTGTCGGAGTACTTTACCGCCTTGTTCTTCAAAAACAGCTGGTAGCCTGATCGCACAATTAATTGACGGAACCTGCCTGTGTCTTTTTCCATGAGCTGCTTTCCCTGCGCTCTGCGTTTATTTCCGCTATCGCTCAGAAAAACTAAAGGAGCGAGAAACGCGAATCGCTGAAATGGGAGAAAAAGACGAGGCAAAGAGACATTTGCCGCAACTGTTGCGGTAACTTCTAAAATGGTCAGAAAGCCAATAATTCAAATCCCTTAACGATCAGCCATCACCAATCAAAAAAGGTCTGGTGTCAGATCTTTACGGCCTGTTGCCCAAACAACCATCGGGTACATTCGAGGTAGTAAGCCGGAAGAACTTTGCAGCTCCTTCGTCGCCGGAAACCGTTATGCGAATCGCGACTTCGAACACGGGCTGGGCAAAACCAATTTTTTGCCACAGCCTGATGTCAGGTCTCCCTTTCTTTGGTCAGACGGGAGTCTTGGCGGCATAGCGATGTCTGCGCCGCCTCTTTCTTTGTTTTATTGGAGGGGCTTCATTGGGTGGCGGTTCTGAACATGTTACAGAGGGGGCCTCCAAAAGGAAGGCGTCCCACCATTCCAGGGGGGTTCTATTTTCCCTTCTTGTCTCCGCCCCAAGACGGAGATATGCCATGGCGTCTGTAAATTCAGGCCTGCTGACCAGGGAAGAGGGATGTTGTGGTGGTATTCTGTGCAGGGAGTGTTGAAAGGCAAGAATGCCGTGTAATAGAATGCCGACTCGTTTAGGGATAGATGCGGTCTTGCAGATTTCTTTCATGAAAATGGCACATGCAGCTTCCAGCGCTTGCTTGTGGGGGATACCGTCGCGGTGGCTTGCTAATGCCGCCTCATCGATGCTGGGGCCGAAGAGTGCTCCCAAGAAGAGGGCCAGCGACGGGGACGTTCCGCTTCGATATAGTTGATCGAGCCATTCAAAGTTTGCATGCAGTAATGTCAGGCGATGGCTGTTTCCATAGATCCACTGACTGAGCCCGGGGAAAAGGGCGGCAAGGAGTCCGCTCTTTTCCAGGAGACTGAAAACCGGTCGAGCATATCCAAGGAGGAAGAGTTTCTGTATCTCTTCGTAGAGCCTTGCCGGCGGAACGCGGGAGATGGCGGAGGACAGGTCGCAAAGGATTTCCCATGCAGCGGGTTCTATGACGAGGTTGTGGGATGCTGAAAAACGAATGGCACGGAGCATTCGTACCGGGTCTTCCGTAAATCGTACATAAGGATCGCCAATGGGACGAATAAGCCGCTGCTGGAGGTCGCTTAGTCCTGTGCTGTAGTCAACAACCGAAAAATCTGCCATATTGTAGGCAAGGGCGTTGATGGTGAAGTCACGGCAGAGAGCATCCTCCTCCGGTGTCCCAAAGACGTTATCCCGCAGAACCATTCCATCCTCGTCCTTGACATGGCGGGAGGGGCGGTTATTGTGGCCCGTCTCTTCCGCGCCCGCGCTGTCGGAAGGGACAACGGCCCGGCGGAACGTGGATACTTCCAGGATTTCATCCTGAAAATGGAGATGGGCC
This window harbors:
- a CDS encoding FAD-dependent oxidoreductase, which gives rise to IVTTQGAYPDIKAEGKGFKGMMSISDDKFIPGLARISEVIKQNGAVSCLQILHCGREGGVELDYCLMPSVVPQKLSYFKQPREISKKQINESIRDHVKAARRAVDAGYEMIELSGIVGYLIATFISRYTNKRQDEYNGNIRDRCRIMIEVIQGIKAEVGNSIPLGIRLCGLELLDDRGGNTVEESMESFRIAEEAGADYVSVTIGWHESSQSVITRDVPMGHWLYVAEMVKKAVNIPVMMAFRQFLPEIPEKAIAEGKIDFWEACRPMIADPEIPRKSKEGRTDEIIPCIACNVCFSRLYYHQPIMCSVRPTLGHEREEGWGYYGFPPIKDRKNIIVVGGGPAGLQFASIAAKKGHKVTLYEKNNILGGNILLASKVDHGAIELLRPVKYLESECHRQKVEINLGIECAPQLLTEKNADIVVIATGSHIKHYSLLESSILLSPEDIIVNGMLPGKRVAIIGGEGVGLGVAVFLSGNGDYDITIIEKTNKLGRDVNPFYLWQYIQLLKKKRVVFMMNSQINGMEGGALSIGSLNEQKTIEVDSIIVTYRQPAVDWKTALEGTKEKVYLIGDAKKPRRLNNAIHDGYRLGMEMQ
- a CDS encoding transporter substrate-binding domain-containing protein, with the protein product MKKISVIMLVFVMMMSFATAVFAGPAIDKIVKRGELIIGTSGDYPPFTVKTKDGKLMGLDIDLGMLIADVMEVKAKTVQMPFAELLPALQSGKIDMIISAMTIVPKRNLKVAFIGPYFVSGQSIMATKMTAMSVENLNDMNKPDFTLAVPGGTTSEMIAKKNVPKAQIKVAKDMNEAVKMLLDGKVKAVMSDTATCAVETVRYKEKNIVSTPPLTFEPIGIAIAENDPLFFNFLSNFLSGMRGSGDLEMITNKWFKDTSWIKDLP
- a CDS encoding amidohydrolase family protein, whose product is MKKTILFSLVLVFLVQAVVFGLERDEQINAFRGRIQGMLKQGILPVIDVEYHHGSKIENDRLVTAMDRNGVALIWVGPNERLGSGDSIRLNELYPDRFVPTTVHGDGKLWHSSDKDFLGTLEKDVLSGKYFAMGEFEARHYQSSTNSRDIHMPVDSGAFDVVFRLSSQTGIPFLLHHEAEDALLPELERMLTRHPKAKLIWCHVGRNRNPKTWKKFTGTETIRELLKKYPNLYFDLVQSRPGGKYHMTGYLDAIMYDPSRSGGILEPEWKNLFEAFPDRFVIGSDANTGRFNEYDRVMNTFRSIVFKTLRKDVAERIAFKNAWKLMTGKDWEEIQ
- the pcnB gene encoding polynucleotide adenylyltransferase PcnB — encoded protein: MVNSMEPRIIPRKEHCISRKQVSPNAVRTLYRLHRKGFIAYLVGGCVRDLLLERTPKDFDIATNARPGQIKRLFRNCRLIGRRFRLAHLHFQDEILEVSTFRRAVVPSDSAGAEETGHNNRPSRHVKDEDGMVLRDNVFGTPEEDALCRDFTINALAYNMADFSVVDYSTGLSDLQQRLIRPIGDPYVRFTEDPVRMLRAIRFSASHNLVIEPAAWEILCDLSSAISRVPPARLYEEIQKLFLLGYARPVFSLLEKSGLLAALFPGLSQWIYGNSHRLTLLHANFEWLDQLYRSGTSPSLALFLGALFGPSIDEAALASHRDGIPHKQALEAACAIFMKEICKTASIPKRVGILLHGILAFQHSLHRIPPQHPSSLVSRPEFTDAMAYLRLGAETRRENRTPLEWWDAFLLEAPSVTCSEPPPNEAPPIKQRKRRRRHRYAAKTPV
- a CDS encoding 4Fe-4S binding protein produces the protein MIPVINKNLCTGCGNCVEVCPPLALSLTDEKVALEEEEFCEECGFCAVECPTQAIEIIFPISPE
- a CDS encoding class I SAM-dependent methyltransferase produces the protein MQLQPPVARLSPFRRFIKRFHPEAIPWPGSVFYNKLSRTSIFQQNYKVLARDITGYCDAGRVLDIGTGPGWLLIRLYQLSPLLQLYGIDASSSMVEKGLKNLSEQELSGEIEIKMGFADRIPYDDNFFDCVVSTGSLHHWNDPVAALNEIYRVLRPGQYALLYDIASDTPKSVLREGGRSFGRLRVLLLWIHAFMEPFYSQEQFSSLPASTPFLHGSTEFVGVLYRLVLQKQLVA